One region of Camelina sativa cultivar DH55 chromosome 6, Cs, whole genome shotgun sequence genomic DNA includes:
- the LOC104793929 gene encoding uncharacterized protein LOC104793929, protein MNYIRGQGNFQNRGFNQNFRNHPNLSYRSNNVENPQDQVYSPRPQQGNFAQDFQNNGTGFGGLNFQQKPQGNNFSQGYQAPPPQSTAPQESKLEQMMHALMENQKKNAIEVNVKIDNMYSKLNGRIETLNTHMRVLEKAPSGTLPGKNEANPKEFLNVITIRSGKELREPQQKEGTDRSTNKTSRSTIQEQKSNSDEVPNAATNNIVISSTETAEGEQPCKPQPQYVPKLPFPTRRKSKIQEREYAKLKSVVGELQVRIPFIEAVRMVPSLKKYMKEILTDRLSLEKGVMYLTQECSSLLQNRMPEKCGDPGPFMLPYTIGDLKFNHCF, encoded by the coding sequence ATGAATTACATAAGAGGGCAAGGAAACTTTCAGAATAGAGGTTTCAACCAGAATTTTAGGAATCATCCTAACTTATCCTACAGAAGCAACAATGTTGAAAATCCTCAAGATCAGGTCTATTCGCCGCGACCTCAGCAGGGAAATTTCGCACAGGACTTCCAAAACAATGGGACAGGCTTTGGAGGATTGAATTTCCAGCAGAAACCTCAAGGGAACAACTTCTCACAAGGTTATCAAGCACCTCCACCACAATCTACTGCCCCACAAGAAAGTAAATTGGAACAGATGATGCATGCATTGatggaaaatcaaaagaaaaatgcaatTGAGGTGAATGTCAAGATCGATAACATGTATTCAAAGCTGAATGGAAGAATAGAAACGTTAAACACTCACATGCGAGTGTTAGAGAAGGCACCTTCAGGAACACTTCCAGGGAAAAATGAGGCTAATCCAAAAGAATTCTTGAATGTCATCACCATTCGAAGCGGCAAGGAACTGAGAGAACCGCAACAAAAAGAAGGGACTGATAGATCCACTAACAAGACTAGCCGATCCACGATACAGGAACAGAAAAGTAACTCCGATGAGGTTCCTAACGCAGCTACGAACAACATTGTAATCTCTAGTACAGAAACTGCAGAAGGAGAACAACCCTGCAAACCCCAGCCGCAATATGTACCCAAGCTTCCTTTTCCCACACGTCGCAAATCTAAGATACAAGAGCGGGAGTACGCAAAGCTGAAATCAGTGGTAGGAGAGCTTCAGGTCAGAATCCCTTTCATTGAGGCAGTCCGGATGGTTCCATCTCTTAAGAAGTATATGAAGGAGATCCTCACTGATAGGCTCAGCTTGGAGAAGGGAGTTATGTATCTCACGCAAGAATGCAGTTCATTGCTTCAAAACCGAATGCCAGAAAAATGTGGAGATCCAGGACCATTTATGCTGCCTTACACAATAGGAGATCTCAAGTTCAATCATTGCTTCTAG
- the LOC104790310 gene encoding RING finger protein 10, whose translation MSILPSPHNQGHNSSSSNTDSSLNPSSDHGDNSSSLSPLPTSPPSRIYSTGTRFVEDSEPTHGFSEPIAAAEEGHSRGSSKEMTQIGAGKESFSPPNADKRDHFRYDGRRNRSRGRGTGGAAGSSSSSSQLQHNTGHYNSPRGGVTHHNPTGRRANMISGNHLLNFQYDPISPPQSRGPPPPQRKQQYKGRPYNKDMFLKANYKFVVLDTGDHSPDSMDPDKTLQWDNIICVRYSTPSPVHCPICLEYPLCPQITSCGHIFCFPCILQYLLTGVDNHKADCFKRCPLCFVMISPRELYTVYIENVKQYSVGDPVEFVLLTRKKDSFAPTRKVEYDSNVTSGDNEIYDPFSKFIFTQDVDLSVKQAVSELDSWIAKADPGLVEDLEKHLYVNAALDRLEQRKMYWNAHRLSNYRKLNTPARNQTQSSSPPDVSRVGYQAPSWAHGASASGSKNQEKSIEDSSVDKSDGQSQFSLEKSYDNGHPLEDQDAPSSSSYNGSKGFLSHQNDTKDLKDNDAYNFYQSVDGQHIILHTLNVKCLLHHYGSYDFLPPRVSGKILEMETVTQSEAIRRRYRFLSHFSLTTTFQICEIDMRDSLPPDAFAPFIDDIKKREKQRKDRARKEQKDKIKAEVAAAAELVVPLMASFGQSSHNDFPPYSLDDFEALGNSAPISSSPPNIRERNSFSHVTRHGFAAGHDSPNLNNDATNVQSSSSSEVANATTGARTTNMTSFASVTSRTVTPSAPAAIKEPGKRGKKQNRVLLSTTSVRRY comes from the exons ATGTCCATCTTGCCTTCACCGCATAACCAAGGTcacaattcttcttcttctaatacaGATTCCTCTCTAAACCCTAGCTCCGACCATGGCGacaactcttcttctctctctcctcttcccaCCTCTCCTCCTTCCCGGATCTATTCCACCGGAACTCGATTCGTCGAAGATTCTGAACCCACTCACGGTTTCTCCG AGCCGATTGCTGCAGCTGAGGAGGGACATAGCCGTGGATCTTCCAAAGAG ATGACGCAAATTGGAGCAGGGAAGGAGAGTTTTTCCCCACCTAATGCTGATAAACGTGACCATTTCCGATATGATGGTCGAAGGAATAGGTCTAGAGGAAGAGGTACTGGAGGAGCtgctggttcttcttcttcttcttctcagttgCAGCATAACACCGGACATTATAATTCTCCTAGAGGCGGTGTTACGCATCATAATCCAACTGGTAGAAGAGCTAATATGATAAGTGGGAACCATTTACTGAATTTTCAGTATGATCCGATTTCGCCGCCACAATCCAGGGGTCCTCCTCCGCCTCAAAGAAAGCAACAGTACAAGGGAAGGCCTTATAACAAGGATATGTTTCTTAAGGCCAATTACAAGTTTGTTGTGTTGGATACTGGAGATCATTCTCCTGATTCTATGGATCCTGACAAAACGCTGCAGTGGGATAATATAATTTGTGTAAGGTATTCTACTCCGTCTCCTGTGCACTGTCCGATTTGCTTGGAGTATCCTCTATGTCCGCAGATAACTTCCTGTGGGCATATCTTCTGTTTCCCGTGTATTCTACAGTATCTGTTGACTGGTGTGGATAACCACAAGGCAGATTGCTTCAAGAGGTGTCCATTGTGCTTCGTGATGATTTCTCCAAGAGAGTTATACACTGTTTATATTGAAAACGTCAAGCAGTATTCTGTAGGCGATCCCGTCGAGTTTGTACTTTTGACCCGCAAGAAAGATTCATTTGCTCCCACCCGAAAAGTTGAGTATGACTCGAATGTTACTAGTGGTGATAATGAGATATATGATCCGTTTTCAAAGTTCATTTTCACCCAAGATGTTGATCTTTCTGTCAAACAAGCAGTTTCAGAGTTAGATTCTTGGATTGCAAAGGCAGATCCTGGACTCGTCGAAGACTTGGAGAAGCACCTATATGTAAATGCTGCTTTGGATCGTTTGGAGCAGAGAAAAATGTACTGGAATGCGCATAGGCTCTCTAATTACAGAAAATTGAATACACCAGCTAGAAATCAGACACAATCATCTTCACCTCCTGATGTTTCTCGAGTTGGTTATCAAGCACCCAGCTGGGCGCATGGAGCATCAGCTAGCGGTTCCAAAAATCAAGAGAAATCAATTGAAGATTCTTCAGTAGATAAGTCAGATGGGCAATCACAATTTAGTTTGGAAAAGAGTTATGATAATGGTCATCCTCTAGAAGACCAAGACGCACCGTCATCTTCCTCATATAATGGCAGCAAAGGTTTCCTGTCGCACCAAAATGACACCAAAGACCTGAAGGACAACGATGCATACAACTTTTATCAG TCTGTTGATGGTCAGCACATTATCCTTCACACTTTAAATGTGAAGTGCCTTCTGCATCACTATGGCAGCTATGACTTTCTTCCACCAAG AGTGAGTGGAAAGATACTGGAAATGGAGACTGTTACCCAGTCGGAAGCTATAAGGAGACGTTACCGCTTcttgagtcatttttctttaaCAACTACATTTCAG ATATGTGAGATTGATATGAGGGATTCCTTGCCTCCTGATGCCTTTGCTCCATTTATAGATGATATCAAGAAGCGTGAGAAGCAGAGGAAAGACCGTGCTAGGAAG GagcaaaaagataaaattaaagcTGAAGTAGCTGCAGCTGCAGAGCTTGTTGTACCATTGATGGCCAGTTTTGGGCAGTCGTCTCATAATGACTTTCCTCCATATTCCTTGGATGACTTTGAAG CCCTTGGGAACTCTGCCCCAATATCATCTAGCCCTCCAAACATCAGAGAGAGAAATTCCTTTTCACATGTGACAAGGCACGGTTTTGCAGCAGGCCATGACTCCCCCAACTTGAATAACGATGCAACAAATGTTCAAAGCAGCAGCAGTAGTGAAGTTGCTAATGCAACCACAG GTGCAAGAACCACAAACATGACATCATTCGCAAGTGTAACATCAAGAACAGTGACACCAAGCGCACCAGCCGCAATCAAAGAACCCGGAAAGAGAGGGAAGAAACAGAACCGGGTACTTTTGTCGACAACAAGTGTACGCCGTTACTGA
- the LOC104790311 gene encoding light-regulated protein-like, whose amino-acid sequence MQGALYIKPTILLPLPSSVSSPKLSLLLPHATKASRLSSLRSNNTSSSPSTSDPNTVDYNSSILSVFPAEACEVISGYACSADIYPEVKLESKPVSRPVVSEHVDREYEEYNNTKTVFREEACDDLGGEFCEPDYQKDAN is encoded by the exons atgcaGGGAGCGCTTTACATCAAACCAACCATTCtacttcctcttccttcttcagtttcttctccaaagctcagtcttcttcttcctcacgcAACTAAAGCTTCAAGACTCTCATCTCTAAGATCAAACAAcacatcatcatctccttcaacATCTGATCCTAACACCGTCGACTACAACTCCTCCATCCTTTC TGTTTTCCCAGCTGAAGCATGCGAAGTAATCAGCGGATACGCTTGTTCTGCTGACATTTACCCTGAAGTAAAGCTCGAATCAAAGCCCGTCTCACGTCCCGTTGTTTCAGAGCATGTTGACAGAGAATACGAAGAGTATAACAACACCAAAAC CGTCTTCCGCGAAGAGGCCTGCGATGATCTTGGTGGAGAATTCTGTGAACCTGACTATCAAAAAGATGCCAACTAG
- the LOC104790312 gene encoding transcription factor ICE1 codes for MVLDGNNNGGTVWLGGGGEREENEEGGSWGRNQEDGSQFKPMLEGDWFSNPPHPQDLQMLQSQQDFRFLGGFPFNPSDNLLLQHSIDSSSSCSPSQAFSLDPSQQNQFLSSTNNKSCLINVPSSANPFDNAFEFGSESGFLGQIHAPMSMGFGSLTQLGNRDLSSVPDFLSARSLLGQDHNNNNTMLCGGGGGGGGGFTAPLELEGFGSPANGGFVGNRAKVLKPLEVLASSAAQPTLFQKRAAMRQSSGSKMGNSESSGMRRLSDDGDMDETGIEVSGLNYESDELNESGKAAESVQIGGGKGKKKGMPAKNLMAERRRRKKLNDRLYMLRSVVPKISKMDRASILGDAIDYLKELLQRINDLHNELESTPPGTLPPTSSSFHPLTPTPQTLSCRVKEELCPSSLPSPKGQQARVEVRLREGRAVNIHMFCGRRPGLLLATMKALDNLGLDVQQAVISCFNGFALDVFRAEQCQEGQEILPDQIKAVLFDTAGYAGMI; via the exons ATGGTTCTTGACGGAAACAACAACGGTGGTACGGTTTGGttaggtggtggtggagaaagGGAAGAGAACGAGGAAGGTGGTTCGTGGGGAAGGAATCAAGAAGATGGTTCTCAGTTTAAACCTATGCTTGAAGGTGACTGGTTTAGTAACCCACCACATCCACAAGATCTTCAGATGTTACAGAGTCAGCAAGATTTCAGATTTCTCGGTGGTTTCCCTTTTAATCCTAGTGACAATCTCCTTCTTCAGCACTCGATtgattcgtcttcttcttgttctccttCTCAAGCTTTTAGCCTTGACCCTTCTCAGCAAAACCAGTTCTTGTCGTCCACTAACAACAAGTCTTGTCTCATCAATGTTCCTTCTTCTGCAAACCCTTTTGACAATGCTTTTGAATTCGGCTCTGAATCTGGTTTCCTTGGCCAAATCCATGCTCCCATGTCCATGGGTTTTGGTTCTTTGACACAATTGGGGaaccgtgatttgagttctgTTCCTGATTTCTTGTCTGCAAGGTCGCTTCTTGGACaggatcacaacaacaacaatacaatgTTAtgtggcggtggaggaggaggaggaggtgggtTCACAGCTCCATTGGAGTTGGAAGGTTTTGGGAGTCCTGCGAATGGTGGTTTTGTCGGGAACAGAGCTAAAGTTCTGAAGCCTTTAGAGGTGTTAGCATCGTCTGCTGCACAGCCTACTCTGTTCCAGAAACGTGCAGCTATGCGTCAGAGCTCTGGAAGCAAAATGGGAAACTCGGAGAGCTCGGGGATGAGGAGGTTAAGTGATGATGGTGATATGGATGAGACTGGGATTGAGGTTTCCGGATTGAATTATGAGTCTGATGAGCTAAACGAGAGCGGGAAAGCGGCTGAGAGTGTTCAGATTGGAGGAGGAAAGGGTAAGAAGAAAGGCATGCCTGCTAAGAATCTGATGGCTGagaggagaaggaggaagaagcttAATGATAGGCTTTATATGCTTAGATCAGTTGTCCCCAAGATCAGCAAA ATGGATAGAGCATCAATACTTGGAGATGCAATTGATTATCTGAAGGAACTTTTACAAAGGATCAATGATCTTCACAACGAACTTGAGTCAACTCCTCCTGGAACTTTGCCTCCAACTTCATCAAGCTTCCATCCACTAACGCCTACACCGCAGACTCTTTCTTGTCGTGTCAAAGAAGAGTTATGTCCCTCTTCTTTGCCAAGTCCTAAAGGCCAGCAAGCAAGA GTTGAGGTTAGATTAAGGGAAGGAAGAGCAGTGAACATTCATATGTTCTGTGGTCGTAGACCAGGTCTTTTACTTGCTACCATGAAAGCTTTGGATAATCTTGGATTAGATGTTCAGCAAGCCGTGATTAGCTGTTTCAACGGGTTTGCCTTGGATGTTTTCCGCGCTGAG CAATGTCAAGAAGGACAGGAGATATTACCTGATCAAATCAAAGCAGTGCTTTTCGATACAGCAGGCTATGCTGGTATGATCTGA
- the LOC104790313 gene encoding uncharacterized protein LOC104790313 yields MEQNPKTQKRSWRYTWEAQSHSPNLRLFLFDSTTNPMTHCKSLNVSTILEKSQLLVTWTNDDEDEDEATSKEEIVSLCVPIPRVLLDAESPVNFKALDDHIEVRLVLLLPIDHPLVSDLNLGIDSREKSEPLVMGYDLKTLSLMGGVHFYCRNCSNRLTKKELLDFSEMPSINWRESADNWFGTCCCSFGGISEKMVVKYTNSYTCSSGLCLLSATTVLLSKDDLVECNLSNGIESSLALSFDVGGGEPGSRSSEDISDESHENGGESVCGKVDNLLLGCKDKASIHGCCVHDSHDSNESFELEQQLTLDKKLLLDGFLEDVFMAKASNVSKNVDWIEFVCPECSSPLGAYPSGVGSNGKPIDGGVRLFKCYISTSSSVAGDSSDVFRKYTLERMFTNQLVECAKEELSFHVLVKDLTTKSPLFNIVILNPNSWSSTGLCSNRDEPFSTVELSPVVKVLFSDCKSSVVKKIDEEVYILKGQGEELIELITNASKCLPSSCSYLQGSHVSSMHL; encoded by the coding sequence ATggagcaaaaccctaaaacccagaAGAGGTCATGGCGATACACATGGGAAGCTCAATCCCATTCTCCGAATCTTCGTCTCTTTCTTTTCGATTCCACAACCAACCCTATGACCCACTGCAAAAGCCTCAATGTTTCAACCATCCTCGAAAAATCTCAACTTCTCGTCACATGGACCAAtgacgacgaagacgaagacgaagccACAAGCAAAGAAGAGATTGTTTCTCTTTGTGTTCCTATCCCTAGGGTTTTGCTCGATGCTGAATCCCCTGTAAATTTCAAAGCTTTAGACGATCACATCGAGGTTAGACTTGTTCTGTTACTCCCGATTGATCATCCTCTAGTCTCAGACTTGAATTTGGGGATTGATTCTAGAGAAAAGTCGGAGCCTTTAGTGATGGGTTATGATCTCAAGACTCTGTCTTTGATGGGAGGAGTTCATTTTTACTGTAGAAACTGCTCAAATAGGTTAACAAAGAAGGAACTTTTGGATTTCTCTGAAATGCCGTCTATTAATTGGCGTGAATCTGCTGATAACTGGTTTGGTACTTGTTGTTGTTCGTTTGGTGGGATTAGTGAGAAGATGGTAGTTAAGTACACGAATTCGTATACTTGCTCTAGTGGGTTGTGTTTGCTTAGTGCTACTACTGTTTTGCTTAGTAAAGATGATCTTGTAGAGTGTAACTTGTCTAATGGAATTGAATCGAGTTTAGCTCTGAGTTTTGATGTTGGTGGAGGTGAACCGGGTTCTAGAAGTAGTGAAGATATTTCTGATGAGAGCCATGAGAATGGAGGTGAGAGTGTTTGTGGTAAAGTTGATAACTTGCTGCTGGGTTGTAAAGATAAGGCATCAATACATGGGTGCTGTGTACATGACTCACATGATTCTAATGAGAGTTTTGAGTTGGAACAGCAGCTTACACTTGATAAGAAGTTGCTTCTTGATGGGTTTCTTGAGGATGTTTTTATGGCGAAAGCATCGAATGTGTCAAAGAATGTTGACTGGATTGAATTCGTTTGCCCTGAGTGTTCATCTCCTCTTGGAGCCTACCCTTCTGGTGTTGGGAGCAACGGTAAACCCATAGATGGTGGAGTTAGACTCTTCAAATGCTATATTTCTACATCATCATCGGTGGCTGGTGATTCCTCTGATGTTTTCAGGAAATACACATTGGAAAGAATGTTTACCAATCAGCTAGTGGAATGTGCCAAAGAAGAGTTATCATTTCATGTTTTGGTCAAAGATCTGACAACTAAATCGCCTCTGTTCAACATCGTTATTCTGAACCCAAACTCTTGGTCCTCCACTGGTCTTTGCTCGAACCGAGACGAACCCTTTTCTACAGTAGAATTAAGCCCTGTTGTGAAGGTTCTGTTTTCGGATTGCAAGAGCTCGGTAGTGaagaagattgatgaagaagtcTACATTTTGAAGGGACAAGGAGAGGAGTTGATAGAGTTGATAACAAATGCGAGCAAATGTCTTCCATCTTCATGTTCATATCTTCAAGGCTCACACGTCTCATCGATGCATCTGTGA